The following are encoded in a window of Arvicanthis niloticus isolate mArvNil1 chromosome 1, mArvNil1.pat.X, whole genome shotgun sequence genomic DNA:
- the Or10a4 gene encoding olfactory receptor 10A4 — protein MRSCKRMTWGNWTTVREFILMSFSSLSYEIQALLFLLFLIIYLVTLMGNVLIILVTTADSALQSPMYFFLRNLSFLEIGFNLVIVPKMLSTLILQDKTISFLGCATQMYFFFFFGAAECCLLATMAYDRYMAICDPLHYPIIMSRRSCAQLAAASWFSGFPVATVQTTWIFSFPFCGPNTVNHFFCDSPPVIALVCADTSLFELEALTATVLFILFPFLLILGSYVRILSTIFRMPSAEGKRKAFSTCSSHLLVVSLFYSTAILTYFRPRSNTSPENKKMLSLSYTVVTPMLNPIIYSLRNNEVKAALRRIIHRTLGPQKL, from the coding sequence ATGAGATCATGCAAAAGAATGACCTGGGGAAACTGGACAACTGTCAGGGAATTTATTCTTATGAGCTTCTCAAGCTTGTCCTATGAAATACAGGCTCTactatttctcttgtttttgatCATTTATCTAGTCACACTCATGGGCAATGTCCTCATCATCCTGGTTACTACAGCTGACTCTGCCCTGCAAAGTCctatgtacttcttcctcagaaACTTATCCTTCCTGGAAATAGGCTTCAACTTAGTCATTGTGCCCAAGATGTTGAGTACTCTGATACTCCAAGACAAAACCATTTCCTTCCTTGGCTGTGCTACTCAgatgtatttcttctttttctttggggcTGCTGAGTGTTGCCTCCTGGCCACAATGGCATATGACCGCTACATGGCAATCTGTGATCCCTTGCACTACCCAATTATCATGAGCCGCAGGTCCTGTGCCCAGCTGGCAGCTGCCTCTTGGTTCTCGGGGTTCCCAGTGGCCACTGTGCAAACCACATGGATTTTCAGTTTCCCTTTTTGTGGCCCCAACACGGTAAACCACTTCTTCTGTGATAGCCCCCCTGTCATAGCCCTAGTCTGTGCTGATACCTCCCTGTTTGAACTGGAGGCTCTGACAGCCACTGTCCTATtcatcctctttcctttcttgttgatCCTGGGTTCCTATGTCCGCATCCTCTCCACCATCTTCAGGATGCCTTCAGCTGAGGGGAAACGCAAAGCCTTTTCCACTTGCTCCTCCCATCTCCTGGTTGTCTCCCTCTTCTACAGCACTGCCATCCTCACATACTTCCGGCCACGCTCAAACACATCCCCTGAGAACAAGAAGATGTTGTCACTCTCCTATACAGTTGTCACTCCCATGTTGAACCCCATCATCTACAGCTTAAGGAATAATGAGGTGAAGGCTGCATTGAGGCGGATCATTCACAGAACTCTGGGCCCTCAGAAACTATGA
- the Or2d2 gene encoding olfactory receptor 2D2, translating to MRQANQTQVTEFLLLGLSDDPHTQKLLFILFLGIYLVTVFGNLLLMFLVQADSRLHTPMYFFLCNLSLADLCFSTNIVPQALIHLLSKKKTISFRRCAAQLLLFLIFGCTQCALLAVMSYDRYVAICNPLHYSSIMTWRVCIQLATVSWTSGILVSVVDTSFTLRLPYRGSNSIAHFFCEAPALLTLASTDTQISEMAIFLMGVVILLIPVSLILVSYGHIIVTVVKMKSAAGRFKAFSTCGSHLIVVILFYGSAIITYMTPKSSKEQEKLVSVFYAMVTPMLNPLIYSLRNKDVKGALWKVAMKNFSSRLRITH from the coding sequence ATGAGACAGGCAAATCAGACACAGGTGACTGAATTTCTCCTTCTGGGACTCTCTGATGACCCCCACACCCAGAAACTGCTATTCATCTTATTCCTGGGCATCTATCTGGTCACTGTATTTGGAAACCTACTTCTCATGTTTCTTGTTCAGGCTGACTCTCGGCTTCACACacccatgtatttttttctgtgtaacttGTCTCTAGCTGACCTGTGTTTTTCTACCAACATTGTTCCACAGGCCCTCATCCATCTCCTTTCAAAGAAAAAGACCATTTCATTCAGACGCTGTGCAGCTCAGCTTCTGCTCTTTCTCATTTTTGGTTGTACACAATGTGCCCTTTTGGCTGTGATGTCCTACGATCGATATGTGGCTATCTGCAATCCTTTGCATTACTCTAGCATCATGACATGGAGGGTGTGTATCCAGCTGGCTACAGTGTCATGGACTAGTGGCATTTTagtgtctgtggtggacactagttTCACACTAAGACTTCCCTATCGAGGCAGCAACAGTATTGCTCACTTCTTTTGTGAGGCCCCTGCACTTTTGACTCTGGCATCTACAGACACTCAAATTTCAGAGATGGCCATTTTCCTAATGGGGGTTGTGATTCTCCTCATACCCGTCTCTCTAATTCTGGTGTCCTATGGGCATATCATAGTGACTGTTGTCAAGATGAAATCAGCTGCAGGGAGGTTCAAGGCATTTTCTACCTGTGGTTCCCACCTCATAGTTGTCATCCTTTTTTATGGGTCAGCGATTATCACCTACATGACCCCAAAGTCTTCCAAAGAACAGGAGAAACTGGTGTCTGTTTTCTATGCAATGGTGACACCCATGCTTAATCCCCTCatctacagcctgaggaacaAAGATGTAAAGGGAGCTCTGTGGAAAGTAGCCATGAAGAACTTCTCAAGCAGGCTTAGAATCACTCACTGA